One genomic region from Evansella sp. LMS18 encodes:
- a CDS encoding 5-carboxymethyl-2-hydroxymuconate Delta-isomerase has protein sequence MPHFILEYTDNIKEDGNIPELLKKVNKVLLSRKDIFPPGGIRSRAIELEDYEIADGEEDDAFVHASLKIGAGRSKADKDAVCEELFDTMKNHFFELYERRYLALSMELNEFSEAGTYKHNNIHQRFKNK, from the coding sequence ATGCCCCACTTCATTCTTGAATATACGGATAACATCAAAGAGGACGGAAACATACCTGAGCTGCTGAAAAAAGTGAACAAGGTGCTTTTGTCCCGGAAGGATATTTTTCCTCCTGGGGGCATTCGCTCCCGGGCAATAGAACTGGAAGATTACGAGATAGCTGATGGAGAAGAAGATGACGCCTTTGTCCATGCCTCCCTGAAAATTGGGGCTGGCCGCTCAAAAGCTGACAAAGATGCTGTTTGCGAAGAACTGTTCGATACGATGAAGAATCACTTCTTTGAACTATACGAGAGACGCTATCTGGCCCTGTCCATGGAACTCAATGAATTCAGCGAAGCAGGCACGTATAAACATAATAATATTCATCAGCGATTTAAAAACAAATAA
- a CDS encoding triacylglycerol lipase — protein MDDKWSVNMPHTVFNRDDFAELIGQPMKPGTIIIGHPPSPLDSSLPVIVFIQGLRNDSALWYRDNNMYDLAGERFQTVFLELHDTAGVPKSNWENGEILASQLEQISSYFEGRKLFLIGYSKGAVDAQTALVHFGKHHLAEGVISIAAPHFGSELADLANSRPAGWLANLIGANNEGTKSLQTGVMNYFRSITDELSEVGSNKYYTIAGDKAGPLLSLYSIGGLFIQGTSDGVVSVSSSRLPYGHELAVGDWNHAEIRLGTNVYPVFRETLTTPFPYGEKHRFFQEESEEELAILARGGKQSGTAAESFFVENGVERVVLNWVCSQEVSKITLARPRSKTKKVYDVKPVRDDAYFYGAWHHCIELDAPKQGEWHISVFTEEESAYLFLVKFHSSQNTLYRLVPVLDKKSWQIAVPKAASYRLPSRNFNVTYEVNFEPSVNDRREADPLSAAAHHNYFVSSRSAEDEKLTITLPDNGEGTYNTTINIEGFTPSGERIQRTAVKTVYVDNEGTAY, from the coding sequence ATGGATGATAAATGGAGTGTAAACATGCCTCATACTGTATTTAACAGGGATGATTTTGCAGAGCTGATCGGCCAGCCGATGAAGCCAGGGACAATTATCATCGGCCATCCCCCTTCCCCCCTGGACTCTTCCCTGCCGGTCATCGTTTTTATTCAGGGGCTCAGAAACGACTCAGCTCTCTGGTACAGGGATAATAATATGTATGACCTTGCCGGGGAACGGTTCCAAACTGTTTTTCTTGAACTGCACGACACTGCCGGCGTTCCGAAGAGCAACTGGGAAAATGGTGAAATTCTGGCCAGTCAGCTGGAACAGATATCTTCCTATTTTGAAGGCCGGAAGCTTTTTCTCATCGGTTACAGCAAAGGTGCCGTAGATGCACAGACGGCTCTCGTTCATTTTGGTAAACATCATCTGGCTGAGGGGGTCATTTCTATCGCCGCACCTCATTTTGGCAGCGAACTTGCTGACCTGGCAAATAGCAGGCCGGCCGGGTGGCTCGCAAATCTCATCGGGGCAAATAATGAAGGAACAAAAAGCCTGCAGACTGGCGTCATGAATTACTTCCGGTCGATAACAGACGAACTTTCTGAAGTGGGAAGTAACAAGTATTATACGATTGCTGGTGATAAAGCTGGTCCATTGCTGAGTTTGTACAGCATTGGCGGATTGTTTATCCAGGGTACCAGTGACGGTGTCGTCTCTGTTTCAAGCAGCCGTCTCCCTTATGGTCATGAACTCGCTGTTGGAGACTGGAATCACGCTGAAATTCGTCTCGGAACGAATGTTTACCCGGTGTTCAGGGAAACTTTGACAACTCCATTTCCGTATGGTGAAAAACATCGTTTTTTCCAGGAAGAAAGCGAGGAGGAACTGGCAATCCTTGCACGCGGGGGAAAACAGTCCGGGACAGCAGCAGAATCCTTTTTTGTGGAAAATGGAGTGGAGCGGGTTGTACTAAACTGGGTATGCTCACAGGAGGTCAGCAAAATAACTTTAGCTAGGCCCCGCTCCAAAACAAAAAAGGTCTATGATGTGAAACCTGTTCGTGATGATGCGTATTTTTACGGAGCTTGGCATCATTGCATAGAGCTGGATGCACCGAAGCAAGGGGAATGGCACATCTCCGTTTTTACTGAGGAAGAGTCTGCTTATCTTTTTCTCGTGAAGTTTCATTCTTCCCAAAACACCCTTTACAGACTCGTTCCAGTACTTGATAAAAAAAGCTGGCAGATTGCCGTCCCGAAAGCAGCTTCCTACAGGCTCCCTTCCAGGAATTTCAACGTCACTTATGAAGTCAATTTCGAACCATCAGTGAACGACAGACGGGAAGCAGATCCCCTTTCAGCAGCTGCTCATCATAATTATTTTGTCTCCTCCAGGTCTGCTGAGGACGAGAAATTAACCATTACACTGCCCGACAATGGCGAAGGAACATATAACACAACGATAAACATTGAAGGATTCACACCTTCAGGGGAAAGGATACAGCGTACAGCAGTAAAAACTGTATATGTGGATAATGAAGGAACGGCTTATTGA
- a CDS encoding M14 family zinc carboxypeptidase has protein sequence MKKGFSLLLTLVLVMSMSISVFAEAQSKPNGPWIQPNQTVKLESWASPEDLEKALFQINDRAREGRMELEVVGHSATYEYPIYAVKFGEADTDNPKIFIQTQIHGDEQAGTEASLDLIQQLAMSNHPDIREILDNVTVWFIPMLNPDGAVVFETPQGQSKQRQNLQTWDPEEFGLAEDTPAPWYYRPDSVSREMGFDVNRDFHPALEFDISTDYTAGLTPGRSTAPGFYVTPEARASRAVFEELQPDLFIDHHHRYSNVVSEDDDRLNTLQVIAQVVRQDNVVEHNGVEYRVDDESLALSKQVNSLVYQELQKGNSPFGAVSRYPDVNLPGTALGSYSMNGAAIMLYETRGQQHPGGHTGQKANGQYIKQSYIGLYETLRGFATGDVYEIDPAFYDEEIPYGSPRIGRPNN, from the coding sequence ATGAAAAAAGGTTTTAGTTTGCTTTTAACATTAGTTCTTGTAATGTCTATGAGCATTTCTGTTTTTGCAGAGGCTCAATCGAAGCCTAACGGACCGTGGATTCAGCCAAACCAGACGGTGAAGCTGGAGAGCTGGGCATCCCCGGAAGATCTTGAGAAAGCACTCTTTCAAATTAATGACCGTGCACGGGAAGGACGTATGGAGTTGGAGGTAGTGGGTCATTCAGCTACTTATGAGTACCCGATTTATGCGGTGAAATTTGGTGAAGCTGATACGGATAACCCTAAAATCTTCATCCAGACGCAAATCCACGGAGATGAGCAGGCTGGAACGGAAGCTTCACTCGATCTTATTCAGCAATTAGCAATGAGCAACCATCCTGATATCCGTGAGATTCTCGATAACGTGACAGTTTGGTTTATTCCAATGCTTAATCCGGATGGAGCTGTAGTGTTTGAAACACCTCAAGGGCAATCCAAGCAGCGCCAGAACCTGCAAACATGGGACCCAGAGGAGTTCGGATTAGCAGAGGATACTCCGGCACCTTGGTATTATCGTCCTGATTCTGTAAGCAGAGAAATGGGCTTTGATGTAAACCGTGATTTCCATCCTGCGCTTGAATTTGATATTTCCACGGATTACACAGCTGGCTTGACGCCAGGGAGAAGTACAGCTCCAGGATTTTATGTGACTCCTGAAGCAAGAGCTTCAAGAGCTGTATTTGAAGAACTGCAGCCGGATCTGTTCATCGACCATCATCACCGCTACAGCAACGTAGTATCTGAGGATGATGACCGCCTGAATACTCTGCAGGTGATCGCTCAGGTAGTAAGACAGGATAATGTCGTCGAGCATAACGGTGTGGAATACCGGGTAGATGATGAGTCACTGGCATTGTCAAAACAAGTAAACAGCCTTGTGTACCAAGAGCTTCAAAAAGGAAACTCTCCATTTGGTGCTGTTTCCAGATATCCTGACGTAAACCTCCCTGGAACAGCACTTGGAAGCTATTCCATGAACGGTGCGGCGATCATGCTTTATGAAACACGGGGCCAGCAGCACCCTGGTGGGCATACAGGCCAGAAAGCAAACGGCCAGTATATTAAGCAGTCCTATATCGGACTTTATGAAACGTTAAGAGGATTCGCCACTGGGGATGTTTATGAAATCGACCCAGCATTCTATGATGAGGAAATCCCATACGGAAGCCCGAGAATCGGCCGTCCGAATAACTAA